The proteins below are encoded in one region of Brassica napus cultivar Da-Ae chromosome A6, Da-Ae, whole genome shotgun sequence:
- the BNAA06G13790D gene encoding uncharacterized protein BNAA06G13790D yields the protein MEAENDEATKGHDNTFSLHSILFIVQVSAGLAFAGYCGYPAIVNVLEGFKLWFDWFRLVLRNLFFIFIILNALIASIYFTFLKATEKKKPSLRDEYITAVPSDVRSSPEQSFSPMEVGDYGGGGGGGHYNNSCYPESVQQFQSVNTVEESSCCERVVMETNSKSYKRMMSSEKKMKKTRSSTTVEYHQRMESERVMKTASCRSSRDMMDELSNEEFRMTIETFLMEKKMIYHWQNGVVDDRQNGGPQLQYGDADQCHNGVPQLQNGVPYHWKYGFPQFQNGAVHQWQNGFPQLQNGGVHQWQNGYPQLQGQPDNDETGRRLVGGSGSTSSHGPHLAILD from the coding sequence ATGGAGGCAGAGAACGATGAGGCCACTAAGGGACATGACAATACGTTTAGCTTACATAGTATTTTATTCATCGTCCAAGTCTCAGCCGGCCTAGCCTTCGCTGGTTACTGCGGTTACCCGGCGATTGTAAATGTACTTGAAGGATTCAAACTTTGGTTCGATTGGTTCCGTTTGGTTCTAAGAAAccttttcttcatttttatcaTCCTTAACGCTCTCATCGCCTCCATATACTTTACTTTCCTCAAAGCCACCGAGAAAAAGAAACCGAGTCTCCGTGATGAATATATCACCGCCGTACCATCCGACGTCCGTTCTTCGCCGGAGCAGTCTTTTTCCCCGATGGAGGTTGGAGATtatggaggtggtggtggtggtggacatTATAATAACTCTTGTTACCCGGAGAGTGTGCAGCAGTTTCAATCGGTTAATACGGTTGAGGAGAGCAGCTGTTGTGAACGAGTGGTGATGGAGACGAACTCCAAGAGTTACAAGAGGATGATGAGCtcggagaagaagatgaagaagacgagGTCTTCGACGACGGTGGAGTATCATCAAAGGATGGAATCGGAGAGAGTGATGAAAACGGCGTCGTGCAGGTCGTCGCGGGACATGATGGATGAGTTGAGCAACGAGGAGTTTCGTATGACGATTGAGACTTTTCtcatggagaagaagatgatataTCACTGGCAAAACGGCGTCGTTGATGACCGGCAAAACGGTGGCCCTCAGCTGCAATACGGCGACGCTGACCAGTGTCATAACGGTGTTCCTCAATTGCAAAACGGCGTCCCTTATCACTGGAAATACGGTTTCCCTCAGTTTCAAAACGGCGCCGTTCACCAGTGGCAAAACGGTTTCCCTCAGTTGCAAAACGGAGGCGTTCACCAGTGGCAAAACGGTTATCCTCAGTTGCAAGGGCAGCCTGATAACGATGAGACTGGTCGTAGGCTCGTGGGTGGTTCTGGCTCTACTAGTAGTCATGGTCCGCACTTGGCTATTTTGGATTAG
- the LOC106351453 gene encoding jasmonate O-methyltransferase, with protein sequence MEVMRILHMNKGNGETSYAKNSTAQSNIISQGRRVLDETLKKLMMSSSEISSFGIADLGCSSGPNSLLSISNIVDTIQNLCPDLHRPVPELRVSLNDLPSNDFNYIFASLPDFYDRLKKKENSNKAALGFQRGGGPCFVSAVPGSFYGRLFPRRSLHFVHSSSSLHWLSQVPCGEMNNEDGVVLTTNLDNRGKIYISKTSPESAQKAYALQFQTDFSAFLRSRSEELVPGGRMVLSFLGRSSTDPTTEEACFQWELLAQALMSMANEGIIEEENIDAFNAPYYAASSEELKIAIEKEGSFSIDRLDISPVDWEGESISEKSYDIVRSKSESLASGRRVAKTIRAVVEPMLEPTFGQNVMDELFERYAKIVGEYLYVSSPRYALIIVSLVRMS encoded by the exons atggAAGTAATGCGAATTCTCCACATGAACAAAGGAAACGGTGAAACAAGTTATGCCAAAAACTCCACCGCTCAG AGCAACATAATATCTCAAGGCAGAAGAGTATTGGACGAGACCTTGAAGAAGCTAATGATGAGCAGTTCTGAAATTTCGAGCTTTGGGATCGCCGACTTAGGCTGCTCCTCCGGTCCCAACAGTCTATTGTCCATCTCCAATATCGTAGACACAATCCAAAACTTGTGTCCTGACCTCCACCGTCCTGTCCCTGAGCTAAGAGTCTCTCTCAACGACCTTCCTAGCAATGACTTCAACTACATATTTGCGTCTTTGCCAGATTTTTACGACCGGCttaagaagaaagaaaatagtAATAAGGCGGCTTTAGGTTTTCAGCGGGGAGGAGGACCGTGTTTTGTGTCGGCGGTTCCTGGATCTTTCTACGGGCGTTTGTTTCCTCGCAGGAGCCTTCACTTTGTTCATTCTTCGTCTAGTTTACACTGGCTGTCTCAG GTTCCATGTGGTGAGATGAACAACGAAGATGGGGTGGTCTTAACAACTAATCTAGACAACAGGGGGAAGATATACATATCGAAGACAAGTCCTGAGAGTGCACAAAAGGCCTATGCTCTTCAGTTCCAAACCGATTTCTCGGCGTTTCTGAGATCGCGATCCGAGGAGTTGGTTCCTGGAGGCCGAATGGTTTTATCGTTTCTTGGTAGAAGCTCAACGGATCCTACAACCGAAGAAGCTTGCTTTCAGTGGGAGCTCCTAGCTCAAGCGCTTATGTCCATGGCCAATGAG GGTATCATTGAAGAAGAGAATATCGATGCTTTTAACGCTCCTTACTATGCTGCGAGCTCCGAAGAGTTGAAAATAGCGATAGAGAAAGAAGGTTCTTTTTCGATTGATCGACTTGATATAAGTCCAGTTGACTGGGAAGGTGAGAGTATCAGCGAGAAGAGCTATGACATAGTACGCTCCAAGTCCGAATCCCTAGCTAGTGGACGACGAGTGGCTAAGACAATACGAGCCGTGGTAGAGCCGATGCTTGAACCTACATTTGGTCAAAACGTGATGGACGAACTTTTTGAAAGGTACGCAAAGATAGTGGGGGAATACTTGTACGTAAGCTCCCCTCGGTACGCTCTTATTATTGTTTCGCTCGTGAGAATGAGTTGA
- the LOC106346947 gene encoding phosphatidylinositol/phosphatidylcholine transfer protein SFH4 isoform X2, producing the protein MSGPLDRFTIPCFEGFSSTDERRERKSDFEVSEDEKKTRIGIFKKKASKASSKLRRSLSRKRRPSKGRSIDRTPSLTFEDIHDVEELRYVSEFRQSLISDDLLPPNLDDYHMMLRFLYARRFDLGKAKLMWANMIQWRKDFGTDTLLEDFEFPELDQVLKYYPQGYHGVDKEGRPVYIERLGRVDPCKLLQVTTLERYLRYHVKEFEKTVTIKFPACCIAAKRHVDSSTTILDVQGVGLKNFTKSARDLITQLQKIDNDNYPETLHRMFIINAGPGFKLLWGTVKSFLDPKTVSKIDVLGNKYQNKLLEVVDASQLPDFLGGTCTCADQGGCMRSDKGPWKDPEILKMGRSGGTFCRHAGAQISPSHKQTYYGMKASDTSTAESGSEVEELSSPKTNIYNHVPKLTPVSENIKANGKASPSVLSEYEDCVPMVDKVVDVAWQSQEMITNVSKGPEYTSGLERIETVNHIWRWLTMFFMNILALFASLTLPQTIRHSQLIPSSARDELCDEPNARESRPPSPSRPSTIDERVIMSSVVSRLGDLEKQIETLHLRKSEMPHEKEELLNAAVYRVDALEAELINTKKALHEALMKQEELLGYIDRQEEAKYKKKKFCW; encoded by the exons ATGTCTGGTCCTCTTGATCGTTTCACAATACCCT GTTTTGAAGGTTTCTCCAGCACTGATGAGAGAAGAGAACGGAAGTCAGATTTCGAAGTTTCAGAGGATGAGAAGAAGACTAGAATCGGAATCTTCAAGAAGAAAGCGTCAAAGGCTTCTAGCAAACTAAGACGTTCTCTGAGCAGGAAGAGGAGACCAAGCAAGGGAAGAAGCATCGATCGGACTCCATCTCTTACCTTTGAAGACATACATGATGTTGAGGAGTTGCGATATGTCTCTGAGTTCAGACAGTCACTCATCTCTGATGATTTGCTTCCTCCAAATCTTGATGATTATCACATGATGTTGAG ATTCTTGTATGCTAGGAGATTCGATCTTGGAAAAGCAAAGTTAATGTGGGCTAACATGATCCAATGGAGAAAGGACTTTGGTACAGACACCCTTTTGGAG GACTTTGAGTTTCCTGAACTGGATCAAGTACTCAAATACTACCCTCAGGGATACCATGGTGTAGACAAGGAAGGAAGACCTGTTTACATTGAAAGATTGGGAAGAGTCGACCCGTGCAAACTCTTGCAAGTCACTACATTGGAAAGATACCTGAGATATCATGTTAAAGAGTTTGAGAAAACTGTCACCATCAAGTTTCCTGCTTGCTGCATCGCTGCTAAGAGACACGTTGACTCCAGTACCACAATTCTTGATGTCCAAGGCGTGGGATTAAAGAATTTTACTAAATCTGCTAGGGATCTTATCACCCAGCTTCAAAAGATTGATAATGATAACTATCCTGAG ACACTTCACCGTATGTTCATCATTAATGCTGGGCCTGGTTTTAAGCTACTTTGGGGCACGGTGAAGTCGTTTCTTGATCCAAAGACTGTCTCCAAGATAGAT GTGCTTGGAAACAAGTACCAGAACAAATTACTTGAGGTGGTTGATGCAAG tCAGCTGCCAGATTTTCTCGGTGGTACTTGCACTTGTGCTGATCAGGGAGGCTGTATGAGATCTGATAAAGGGCCGTGGAAGGACCCTGAGATACTAAAG ATGGGTCGCAGTGGTGGGACGTTCTGTAGGCATGCTGGTGCTCAAATATCTCCATCTCATAAGCAAACATATTATGGG ATGAAAGCTAGTGACACATCAACAGCAGAGTCAGGGTCTGAAGTAGAAGAGTTGTCTTcaccaaaaacaaatatttataatcatGTACCTAAGTTAACTCCTGTTTCTGAAAAT ATCAAGGCCAACGGTAAAGCAAGTCCTAGTGTTTTATCCGAGTATGAAGACTGTGTGCCAATGGTGGACAAAGTTGTGGATGTTGCTTGGCAGTCCCAAGAGATGATTACAAATGTTTCCAAAG GTCCTGAATATACATCAGGTTTGGAGAGAATAGAAACGGTTAATCATATCTGGAGGTGGCTAACTATGTTCTTCATGAACATTTTGGCACTATTCGCTTCTCTGACTCTGCCACAGACTATAAGGCACTCACAGTTGATTCCCTCAAGCGCTAGAGATGAGCTGTGTGATGAACCAAATGCAAGGGAATCTCGTCCTCCTTCGCCTTCTCGTCCAAGTACTATCGATGAAAGAGTCATCATGTCCTCTGTTGTAAGCAGGCTAGGGGATCTCGAGAAACAGATAGAAACCCTCCACTTGAGGAAATCCGAGATGCCTCATGAGAAAGAGGAGTTGCTCAATGCTGCGGTTTATCGCGTGGATGCACTAGAAGCAGAGCTTATCAACACAAAAAAG GCATTACACGAGGCCTTAATGAAGCAAGAAGAACTTTTGGGTTACATAGACAGGCAAGAGGAAGCTAAGTACAAG aaaaagaagttctgCTGGTGA
- the LOC106346947 gene encoding phosphatidylinositol/phosphatidylcholine transfer protein SFH4 isoform X1: protein MSGPLDRFTIPCFEGFSSTDERRERKSDFEVSEDEKKTRIGIFKKKASKASSKLRRSLSRKRRPSKGRSIDRTPSLTFEDIHDVEELRYVSEFRQSLISDDLLPPNLDDYHMMLRFLYARRFDLGKAKLMWANMIQWRKDFGTDTLLEDFEFPELDQVLKYYPQGYHGVDKEGRPVYIERLGRVDPCKLLQVTTLERYLRYHVKEFEKTVTIKFPACCIAAKRHVDSSTTILDVQGVGLKNFTKSARDLITQLQKIDNDNYPETLHRMFIINAGPGFKLLWGTVKSFLDPKTVSKIDVLGNKYQNKLLEVVDASQLPDFLGGTCTCADQGGCMRSDKGPWKDPEILKMGRSGGTFCRHAGAQISPSHKQTYYGMKASDTSTAESGSEVEELSSPKTNIYNHVPKLTPVSENIKANGKASPSVLSEYEDCVPMVDKVVDVAWQSQEMITNVSKGPEYTSGLERIETVNHIWRWLTMFFMNILALFASLTLPQTIRHSQLIPSSARDELCDEPNARESRPPSPSRPSTIDERVIMSSVVSRLGDLEKQIETLHLRKSEMPHEKEELLNAAVYRVDALEAELINTKKALHEALMKQEELLGYIDRQEEAKYKRKKFCW from the exons ATGTCTGGTCCTCTTGATCGTTTCACAATACCCT GTTTTGAAGGTTTCTCCAGCACTGATGAGAGAAGAGAACGGAAGTCAGATTTCGAAGTTTCAGAGGATGAGAAGAAGACTAGAATCGGAATCTTCAAGAAGAAAGCGTCAAAGGCTTCTAGCAAACTAAGACGTTCTCTGAGCAGGAAGAGGAGACCAAGCAAGGGAAGAAGCATCGATCGGACTCCATCTCTTACCTTTGAAGACATACATGATGTTGAGGAGTTGCGATATGTCTCTGAGTTCAGACAGTCACTCATCTCTGATGATTTGCTTCCTCCAAATCTTGATGATTATCACATGATGTTGAG ATTCTTGTATGCTAGGAGATTCGATCTTGGAAAAGCAAAGTTAATGTGGGCTAACATGATCCAATGGAGAAAGGACTTTGGTACAGACACCCTTTTGGAG GACTTTGAGTTTCCTGAACTGGATCAAGTACTCAAATACTACCCTCAGGGATACCATGGTGTAGACAAGGAAGGAAGACCTGTTTACATTGAAAGATTGGGAAGAGTCGACCCGTGCAAACTCTTGCAAGTCACTACATTGGAAAGATACCTGAGATATCATGTTAAAGAGTTTGAGAAAACTGTCACCATCAAGTTTCCTGCTTGCTGCATCGCTGCTAAGAGACACGTTGACTCCAGTACCACAATTCTTGATGTCCAAGGCGTGGGATTAAAGAATTTTACTAAATCTGCTAGGGATCTTATCACCCAGCTTCAAAAGATTGATAATGATAACTATCCTGAG ACACTTCACCGTATGTTCATCATTAATGCTGGGCCTGGTTTTAAGCTACTTTGGGGCACGGTGAAGTCGTTTCTTGATCCAAAGACTGTCTCCAAGATAGAT GTGCTTGGAAACAAGTACCAGAACAAATTACTTGAGGTGGTTGATGCAAG tCAGCTGCCAGATTTTCTCGGTGGTACTTGCACTTGTGCTGATCAGGGAGGCTGTATGAGATCTGATAAAGGGCCGTGGAAGGACCCTGAGATACTAAAG ATGGGTCGCAGTGGTGGGACGTTCTGTAGGCATGCTGGTGCTCAAATATCTCCATCTCATAAGCAAACATATTATGGG ATGAAAGCTAGTGACACATCAACAGCAGAGTCAGGGTCTGAAGTAGAAGAGTTGTCTTcaccaaaaacaaatatttataatcatGTACCTAAGTTAACTCCTGTTTCTGAAAAT ATCAAGGCCAACGGTAAAGCAAGTCCTAGTGTTTTATCCGAGTATGAAGACTGTGTGCCAATGGTGGACAAAGTTGTGGATGTTGCTTGGCAGTCCCAAGAGATGATTACAAATGTTTCCAAAG GTCCTGAATATACATCAGGTTTGGAGAGAATAGAAACGGTTAATCATATCTGGAGGTGGCTAACTATGTTCTTCATGAACATTTTGGCACTATTCGCTTCTCTGACTCTGCCACAGACTATAAGGCACTCACAGTTGATTCCCTCAAGCGCTAGAGATGAGCTGTGTGATGAACCAAATGCAAGGGAATCTCGTCCTCCTTCGCCTTCTCGTCCAAGTACTATCGATGAAAGAGTCATCATGTCCTCTGTTGTAAGCAGGCTAGGGGATCTCGAGAAACAGATAGAAACCCTCCACTTGAGGAAATCCGAGATGCCTCATGAGAAAGAGGAGTTGCTCAATGCTGCGGTTTATCGCGTGGATGCACTAGAAGCAGAGCTTATCAACACAAAAAAG GCATTACACGAGGCCTTAATGAAGCAAGAAGAACTTTTGGGTTACATAGACAGGCAAGAGGAAGCTAAGTACAAG AGAAAGAAGTTCtgctggtaa
- the LOC106346946 gene encoding bifunctional nuclease 2 translates to MRSLQAQIVCPSVRPRQLGVSASLVNCSVSRPRLLRNQFWGNPTRNVKSQVASVTLMVRRCKGIRCLFSSHSDGTGSTAENFNENDEDYVKSSVLEAVEVRSGPDGFMVKMRDGRQLRCVHNNPQGGNLPSYAPHSAIVLKMEDGTGLLLPIIVLEMPSVLLMAAMTNVKIARPTMYEVVMEMVDKMGYEVRLVRVTTRVHEAYYAQLFLSKVGDKSDCVSFDLRPSDAINIAVRCKVPVQVNKFLAYSDGMRVIESGKLSKQTPASDGLLYTELDRPNGQPCLDTKEFDLLNNMMQAVNEERYDEAAEWRDKLGQFQAKRKLKKYT, encoded by the exons ATGAGGTCGCTTCAAGCACAGATCGTTTGCCCTAGTGTTCGTCCTAGACAATTGGGTGTGTCTGCTTCACTTGTCAACTGCTCTGTTTCGAGACCTAGGCTTCTCAGGAACCAGTTTTGGGGTAATCCGACCAGAAACGTCAAGTCCCAGGTTGCTTCAGTCACTCTGATGGTGCGGAGGTGTAAGGGTATACGGTGTCTTTTCAGCTCGCACTCTGATGGTACTGGGAGCACAGCAGAGAATTTCAACGAGAATGATGAAGATTATGTCAAGTCTAGTGTACTTGAAGCTG ttgaGGTAAGAAGTGGACCAGATGGGTTCATGGTGAAGATGAGAGACGGTAGGCAACTTCGATGTGTCCACAATAATCCTCAGGGTGGGAATCTTCCTAGCTATGCTCCACACTCTGCTATTGTGCTGAAGATGGAAGATGGAACTGGTCTTCTCCTTCCTATCATCGTCT TGGAGATGCCAAGTGTGTTACTTATGGCAGCAATGACAAATGTGAAAATA GCAAGGCCAACTATGTATGAAGTGGTGATGGAGATGGTAGATAAAATGGGTTACGAG GTTAGGCTTGTTAGAGTTACCACGAGAGTTCATGAGGCGTATTACGCACAGTTATTCCTTTCAAAG GTGGGTGATAAGTCGGATTGCGTCAGCTTTGATCTTCGTCCTTCAGATGCTATTAATATAGCTGTCAGATGCAAG GTACCTGTCCAAGTGAACAAGTTTCTAGCTTATAGTGATGGAATGAGAGTCATTGAGTCTGGAAAGCTATCAAAGCAAACACCTGCTTCTGATGGTTTATTATATACTGAACTAGACCG GCCAAATGGTCAGCCTTGTCTTGATACAAAAGAGTTTGATCTCTTGAACAACATGATGCAAGCCGTTAATGAAGAACGTTATGATGAAGCAG CTGAGTGGAGAGACAAGCTTGGCCAGTTTCAAGCAAAACGCAAACTAAAGAAATACACATGA